In one window of Methanolobus mangrovi DNA:
- a CDS encoding carboxymuconolactone decarboxylase family protein — protein sequence MRMLEEFFPEFTEKLDEIDKLYAEKRPIDEKTYQYLCFALSIKARSKPCVLKHFKGALEAGATVKDLSYIFALTMREAAGADDCWTHDVIGDWKEILKGNVCCSCSGDEEK from the coding sequence ATGAGGATGCTTGAAGAGTTCTTTCCCGAATTTACCGAGAAACTTGATGAAATAGACAAACTCTATGCCGAAAAAAGGCCAATTGACGAAAAAACATACCAGTACCTTTGTTTTGCCCTTTCAATCAAAGCCAGATCAAAACCATGTGTTTTGAAACATTTCAAAGGTGCTCTGGAAGCAGGAGCCACAGTTAAGGATCTCTCATATATCTTTGCACTCACCATGAGAGAGGCAGCCGGTGCTGATGATTGCTGGACACATGACGTGATCGGAGACTGGAAAGAGATATTGAAAGGAAATGTCTGTTGCAGTTGTTCCGGTGACGAAGAAAAGTAG
- a CDS encoding DUF6951 family protein — protein MTSEVRVNSAICGFKHKIIGELDGKTIIADIETDCKKVAKISHMEIPKKETRNIKENYVMNQAQDVCCTTCIVPAGVMHVCNMELGMLSKTLAKQSERVSIEFNDE, from the coding sequence ATGACATCAGAAGTAAGAGTAAATTCAGCTATTTGCGGGTTCAAGCATAAGATAATTGGAGAACTTGATGGAAAGACCATCATCGCAGATATTGAAACTGACTGCAAAAAGGTCGCTAAAATCTCACACATGGAGATACCAAAAAAGGAAACCCGGAACATAAAGGAAAATTATGTCATGAATCAGGCACAAGATGTCTGCTGCACAACATGCATTGTGCCTGCGGGAGTAATGCACGTATGCAATATGGAATTGGGTATGCTTTCAAAAACGCTGGCAAAACAATCCGAAAGGGTCAGCATAGAATTCAATGACGAATGA
- a CDS encoding DUF6951 family protein, which yields MATTVRVNSAICGFTHKITGELDGSNIIIDIDTPCEKIKKMSHMEIPMMETMDIKDNFVIDRAKEVQCTPICLVPAGVLHVCRMETGMLSKNLAKKSERVSIEFDEL from the coding sequence ATGGCAACAACAGTTCGGGTCAATTCAGCAATATGTGGGTTCACTCACAAGATTACAGGGGAACTTGACGGAAGTAATATTATTATAGATATCGACACACCCTGTGAGAAGATCAAGAAAATGTCACACATGGAAATCCCCATGATGGAAACCATGGACATTAAAGATAATTTCGTTATCGACAGAGCAAAAGAAGTACAGTGTACACCTATATGCCTTGTACCCGCAGGAGTTCTTCACGTCTGCAGGATGGAAACCGGTATGCTTTCAAAGAATCTGGCTAAGAAGTCAGAGAGGGTCAGCATAGAGTTCGATGAATTATAA